The window TGGCAGTGACAACACAAAACTATCATGGCAACATTTTactatattttaaaaagatttaaaagggTTTCAAATGAGTCAATGGGTCAGAAATTCGGGATGGTGTATGCACCAAATTGAAGAGGAATAAAAAGGCTAATAAAAATATCTACCCCTCTTGAGTGAGTTCTGGATTGGAAGGAACTATGACCTTTTTTCTCCAGGACCGAGCCAGAGAATTCAAACAAGTGTGGTTGTTTGCACTCCGAAGATTTGGGGAATTGGAACCTTTGCCctgaaaatgttaatgttgacCAActtcacagaaacaaaacagctctTGATCTCGGGCTGCTCTCGGATATTAAGTCAAAGATTCCGTATAACTAAATTGTTGGATATGTACGTGTACATTTACTAAATTGTATGGTTTTAGAGAGATATTATTGTGACCGTTTCCTGTAAAGATTAGACGTTTTAGCGACAACTGTGACCAGAGGGGAATTGGCGAGGGTGATGCCTGAGATCAGACTGACCTTATCTGGGGTCATAGTGTTTGTACTCGAAATGTTCAGGGTGAAGTTGCCAGATTTAACTTATCTGTCAATGGTGTCAGCCTCCTTGCCCCCACCGCTGGGACAAAATGCCCTCTGCACTGTCATGGTCAAATCAATTAcataattttaaatatatatctttctGGGACACATCTTTCTTTTAGCTACAATCTgcagcacttaaaaaaaaatcaacatatcTAAAGATGCAACTTTAGAGTCTAACTTATTCAACGGTCAACTCAAATGATGTTTATAGAAGTTTAAcgtcacaatattttttttcgtTACCCGATGGACCTGACTGAAACTTGGAAACTGTCACCTCCTCCATCTGGGCTCCACATGTGTAGTTGTCTAAAATGCGAGTTTATTATATCGATTAATagtgaaaagaatcgttagttgcagccctacatgtttacatttacacatCATGCACAATATTAACTGAGTTTTACTCCTTAGGTTCAGTAGTTTactcaataaaaaacaatagagTTGAGAGGGAAACAACCTCCAAACCTAAAGGAAAGCTGAGTAGTCAATTTATTTCATATCACCTTTAATTATTGTAAAAATGCATCATAAAACACGATGGTGATGTTCAATTTCCCGTGTTTTTGACCAACCGGTCTATATAGACTGATGTTAACCGACATGGAGCAGCATTCAAAGTGAATGACGTTAACTCCCTGACTGATGCCACAGAACTTTGCCTCTTGGTGTCAATGAGAAACTCTGCAAAGACACTTTGAGCAACTCACCCCCccgaaaaatattcaaattgacTTTAGaggaaaattacatttgaaagaGTTTGAGAACCATCTGTTTGACGCGACTCTCTCCAGATTCTCAGGCGCAGTTTCCATCAGTCATTTTGACAAGTCCCCAACACTccatcatttacacattttttcctcaGGAACATAAACCTTTGTCAGGTATTTTTGGAAGCATCCTCCTCTGtgtatatttctttcttttttaaacgtTGTAAGAGCAGTTGCTGGCATGTTATTCCTCAGTTTAAACCAGgcacatttattcttttttttttaacactcaaaACCTCaaaatctatccatccattaaAACAAACGTGTCATTTGACTCTAGGCAATGCAGGAGCAGTCACTAATGATTCAGTAACTGCATTAattgtttgaagaaaaataaatcaatcagaCGCCTTATACACAAATTCCAATTTGCTTTCagctcaccaaaaaaaaatcccctccaCCTCTGCAGCAGCTATTATTTTCTCCCCCACAGGGTTCGTGAAAATTGCATTTGCTTCTGATGAATTTTACCTGCGTTGTTATTAATGTAAAAATCCAGCGACAAATGTTGCGAAGAACAAAATCTGAAAGTTCctatttcatcacatttcatagTTTATTGAACAATCAGGTCAGTTCACATATAATGGTCCATTGCCCTGGATCATTAACACCGGCATCGCCGTGACAACAATCACATTGCTCGTTTCACTCCGCGGGTGAAAACTTGTTGGGGATTATTACAAACGCCTTTTTTTAACGGAGCGGAGCGGGTTTCAGCGTTCATTTGGCTCGTTGAACACTCTGAGCCTTTTTTTCCGTCGTAAGAAGACGACACTGGTCTTTTTAGAAAGAAGTCTTTTCAAGTCGCATCCAAAATATGTACACGTTAAAAAATATTACGAATCTTATTAAAAAGACGAGCATggcttgagagagagaaagactacTGTAaaacgttacacacacacacgcgcataaaaaaaaaactgcagagggAGCTGACAATGAAGtgttatttgagaaaaaaaaaactgtgtccaacacaaacatattgacatacactcacactctctctctctctctctcgctctcatagacacacacacacgcacgctcccTGAAGAGGAATGAGGGTAAAGGACTTTGGAAACCCTGGCTGGCTGTACTGTTTGTAAAAGTTGAACTTGCTTGCACATGCATACTCACAAATGTTCAGGACCGTGGATACGtcgtcaaaagaaaaagaaaagacagaagtgaCAGACGTCAGCTACGTTAACGTCAAAGTGACTGCCGCTCTCGAAATTCCCTTTCGAGTAgttttttccctgccaactaCATTTTTTAACTGGACGAGATGTTGATAACGGTGGTTTTATTATCTTCCACAGTGGCTGGTAAGTGTGGGACAAACTGACCTGCCCGCGGCACCAGTGTTACCAGCATCTGGTAGGTTGGTGGCCAGCGTTCATCCCTAAGCCCAGTGACCACGGCACAtagtgggaggagggggggcggagGGAGATGCAAGGCCAGTGGGAGGTGCTACGAGCACCTCCAAACACAGACGGCCAGGCTCCCCCCGAAGAACATGTAGAGCATGTTCTTCACCTCGTGCGTGACTTCGAGGCCGAAGCCTTCGCCGATGACCACGTGCCAAGAGCTGCCGAATTTCTTGTCCATGGACTCCTTGATCATCTTCGCCGCGCTCTGGAAAGACGgcgagaacaaaaagaaaaacaatcaaaagagAATATTCACTTGTTGTCGGGATTAAAAGTCTGAAACAAATCCCTGACACAAAAGAAACTGTCAAGAGTGATTTAATGCAGAAACCATCACTATAGACACAGCATAGCAACAAAACCGACAGCACAGCACACTTACCTCGTTGTTGGTGGCAAACTTTTCACAGGCTGTGACACACAGCTCCATGGTCTCAACCTTCATCTCTTCTGGCATGTCCGTTTCCTGAGAACCACACAAATGATGAGGGGTTTGTACTTTCCTGTCTGGATCTCTAtgttccatcacacacacacacacacacacacacacacacacacacacacacacacacacacacacacacacacacacacacacacacacacaccgtgagaGAGCAACAAGAATTAAACAAGGACAATTTTCAGGCCAATTGCAGCGACATTGTAATGTCATTGGTGACACAGTGAGTCAGTCACAGTGTATCTGCCTGCattttaagtcaaatttaatggcgtttatctttgttttttgtcctgcaTCCAGTAACTATGTCCCACTCCTCTCCTACCCTGATGAGGGGGAAGCAGTGCAGTCTCTTGTAGTCGGcctcttccttcttcccctcGCCAGTCCCAGCCATTCCGACCCCTGCAAAGgaataaaatttttaaaaaaagaatattctaAATGTTAACCAAATGCATGAATCAAGTGTTGGGCCATGTATTCCACGAGCACGGTCCACTGGAGCGGTCACATCCgtagctaacaacaacaacaacaaactcaGGCTAGGGACGAGGTTGGCTAACAACAATTAGCTcgttgctagctagctagctagcgtgCGAGCTACAACGAGTACCTCGCGGCAGATTCCTTCGGAGTTAGACGACTCCTTCCTCCTGTAGACGACGAACACGATGCGGCAGGTTGGCGGGTGAGCCGGACCGGcagttgtttatgtttttagtCACGTTCCTAACCGTAATTAGCTTAACAGGTTTAGCTAGCAAGCTAAACTAAGCTAGTCAGCTAGGCTACCAAGGCCTAGCTTGTTCGATAGCCAAACATTCGATGCTAGCGGTGGATGTTTCTTTTCCCCACAAAACTCCGAGGTTACACCGGGCTTTGACGACAGTTAATGAGGGTAAACATGCGACCTGAAAGTTACTTACGAGGCGATTGTCCAGCGAGAACTTCTCCCGAGGCCCGAGGCCTGTGCTACGAAAGCAGGGTCCGCGGTTGTCCGGGTAACTTCAGCTTTAACTCcgggtgtttgttttttgttggcgTCCTGCGaagctagctagcttagctgCCTCGGTAGATCACCATGGTAACTCGTGCTAAgcggctaacctgctccggtTAGCGGGTTCAGTTCGGGGATCAAAGCCAGTCGCCGTCGGGTCCAACTACCAATCAGATCACAGGGAAGACCATCGTGTCGTCGTTAATCTACGGGATCCCGACggagacaaaaaataatctatGAGGAAAACGCGACGAATGATAATGAAAGCGCAGCGGTTATTTAGAAACAGCTCCGGTTCCGGTTCGGCTCCCGGTTCCGGTTGTTAGGGAGACATCTTTAAACAACAGTCTGTGGAGTGCAAAGACCCGCCTACTACCGCCTAACTTCATCCCCTATTGGTTGACAGGCTGTCAATCAACCGGAAGAAGAATGCGGCTGTGACCCCGCCCTTTCCCTTTCaaccatccattttttttattggaaacatttgtatttcatatatatatatacacacacacacatatataatacaatatatatataatatttacatacatgcatattttatttatttatgtcataCTACTCAGGTAAGGGTGgcgttattaaaaaaatatataaaaaaattatttgacagCACAACTGTCACATACATGTAATGGAGAAGTATAATTCCTTCATAAATGTAGCATATTACATGCACAAAGGAGATAATTGGAaagtaattaaattaaattacatttttttaaatgtctttatttgacctttatttgaccatatacactgtatataatgttaagaaatcccccccccccatcccccccaaATTATTAGTAAAATAATCTTTTACCACAACGTGCACAATAGACGCATTTCTTGTGATTTGAAACCATGAATATTATGAATTAGTCATTGGTTATTCAATATCAAATGTTGGAAAA is drawn from Scophthalmus maximus strain ysfricsl-2021 chromosome 8, ASM2237912v1, whole genome shotgun sequence and contains these coding sequences:
- the LOC118312953 gene encoding dynein axonemal light chain 4 — translated: MAGTGEGKKEEADYKRLHCFPLIRETDMPEEMKVETMELCVTACEKFATNNESAAKMIKESMDKKFGSSWHVVIGEGFGLEVTHEVKNMLYMFFGGSLAVCVWRCS